In the Deltaproteobacteria bacterium genome, one interval contains:
- a CDS encoding VWA domain-containing protein — protein sequence MRFNHPNYIFLIFLAFGLLFLFVYRYRKVLHRLQGLGDRLYPKILPGFRPSFLLFSSLSLFLTAVFLIVTLMEPQWGTKEEVVKRRGIDLLLLVDVSESMLAQDISPNRLEHLRRKLKDLFDMLQGDRVGLILFAGRAILQSPLTTDYSALRLFVDELSPKSLSVQGTDFKGALELAGRVFEEKGRNKAILLFTDGEDHSAGLELSLLKLKQESIRLYVMGIGTQQGAPIPLPEGGFKMDRGGNMVVSRLNEAHLQEIALKTGGAYVRSLIARADLEELYLKGIRRELEASEIASSKKKLWVSRYRYPLALAGFFFGLERVLAFLAGRKRL from the coding sequence ATGCGATTTAATCATCCTAATTATATTTTTTTAATATTTTTGGCCTTTGGCTTATTGTTTTTGTTCGTTTATCGTTATCGCAAAGTTTTGCATCGCTTGCAGGGCTTGGGCGATCGCCTCTATCCTAAAATTCTCCCTGGGTTTCGCCCGAGCTTCCTGCTGTTTTCGTCTTTGAGTTTATTTTTAACTGCAGTTTTTTTAATCGTGACTTTAATGGAACCGCAGTGGGGCACGAAAGAAGAAGTGGTGAAGAGGCGGGGGATCGATCTGTTGCTCTTAGTCGATGTTTCGGAGTCGATGTTAGCGCAAGATATTTCTCCCAATCGGCTTGAGCATTTGCGGCGCAAACTCAAAGATTTGTTCGATATGTTGCAGGGCGATCGGGTGGGGCTCATTCTTTTTGCTGGAAGGGCGATTTTGCAAAGCCCGCTAACCACCGATTATAGCGCGTTGCGGCTATTTGTTGATGAGCTTTCGCCTAAGTCTTTGAGTGTGCAAGGTACTGATTTTAAAGGTGCCCTTGAATTGGCTGGGAGAGTTTTTGAAGAAAAGGGCCGAAATAAGGCTATTTTGCTCTTTACCGATGGCGAAGATCATAGTGCAGGGCTCGAGCTGAGCTTACTAAAACTTAAGCAAGAGTCTATACGTCTTTATGTCATGGGCATAGGTACCCAACAGGGCGCCCCTATACCCTTGCCCGAAGGGGGTTTTAAAATGGATCGTGGCGGTAATATGGTGGTGAGTCGCCTGAATGAGGCACATTTGCAAGAAATAGCCTTAAAGACCGGGGGGGCCTATGTGCGTTCGCTTATCGCGCGGGCCGATCTTGAGGAGTTATATTTGAAAGGGATCCGTCGCGAATTAGAAGCGTCCGAGATTGCTTCGAGTAAAAAGAAGCTTTGGGTGAGTCGCTATCGTTACCCCTTAGCACTTGCTGGGTTCTTTTTTGGATTAGAACGTGTCTTGGCCTTTTTAGCAGGAAGGAAGCGGCTGTGA
- a CDS encoding VWA domain-containing protein, with product MKYFFRLDSPWLLLLLFIPLGLIFLPRWLRRKVVLNFPLATYLSSFVGWQDRLRALLPKAILFLSLFLCFLGFARPQWGTRSTEIETEGIDLVLVIDASGSMDALDFELGGKPVNRLTVVKKVVTDFIRNRLSDRIGMVVFGDLAYTQSPLTLDYDVLTQFVTKIKVGIAGEATAIGDGLALAVKRLKDSSSKSKVIVLLTDGKNNAGMIPPLKAAELAKALAIKVYTIGVATEGLVPIMQRSPFGDRLVRVKMDFDEESLKQIAQITGGEYFFATDTKKLQSIYATIDKMEKTEVKVKQYEVVTELFPFLVGASLLGLLLYGCIVAFWIKTVEP from the coding sequence ATGAAATATTTTTTTCGTTTGGATTCGCCTTGGTTATTGCTTTTGCTGTTCATTCCTTTGGGGCTTATCTTTTTGCCTCGCTGGTTGAGGCGCAAAGTTGTTTTAAACTTTCCTTTGGCAACTTATTTGTCGTCTTTTGTAGGGTGGCAAGACCGGCTGCGCGCCTTGTTGCCTAAAGCCATTTTGTTTTTGAGTTTGTTTTTATGTTTTTTGGGTTTTGCTCGCCCCCAGTGGGGCACTCGTTCAACCGAAATCGAAACGGAGGGGATTGATCTTGTGTTAGTGATCGATGCCAGCGGGAGCATGGATGCACTTGATTTCGAGTTGGGGGGTAAACCTGTGAACCGTTTAACCGTTGTGAAAAAAGTGGTCACGGATTTTATTCGCAATCGCTTATCCGATCGCATTGGCATGGTGGTATTTGGCGATCTGGCTTACACCCAAAGCCCCTTGACCTTAGATTATGATGTGCTGACACAATTTGTAACTAAAATTAAAGTGGGTATTGCCGGTGAAGCCACGGCCATTGGCGATGGGCTAGCCCTAGCGGTTAAACGGTTAAAAGACAGCTCAAGTAAATCTAAGGTTATTGTTTTGCTAACCGATGGCAAAAACAATGCCGGTATGATTCCACCGCTCAAGGCAGCAGAGTTAGCCAAGGCCTTAGCTATCAAAGTTTATACGATTGGAGTGGCGACCGAGGGGTTAGTTCCTATTATGCAACGCTCTCCTTTTGGGGATCGGTTGGTGCGCGTGAAAATGGATTTTGATGAAGAATCTTTAAAGCAGATCGCACAAATCACAGGAGGAGAATATTTTTTCGCTACCGATACCAAAAAACTTCAATCTATTTACGCCACCATCGATAAAATGGAAAAAACCGAAGTTAAAGTTAAACAATATGAAGTTGTAACCGAGTTGTTTCCTTTCCTCGTGGGGGCAAGTCTTTTGGGTTTGCTGCTTTATGGATGCATTGTCGCTTTTTGGATTAAAACGGTGGAGCCTTAA
- a CDS encoding DUF58 domain-containing protein, with protein MLSKEVLQKIKLLHIKTNHLANEIFSGEYKSSFRGQGIEFEEVREYQAGDDIRSIDWNVTARTNKPHIKIFREERQLTMMLLVDASASGEYGTQNRLKKETFAEVAALLAFAAIKNNDKVGLMIFTDRVEKFIPPKKGKSHVYHVIKEILTFQPEYRQTDLNPPLETLLKVLTRRSICFVISDFQAADYEKALGMAGKRHDVICALFYDMSELSLPPLGLVHLQDPETGFEIVVDTTQKKIRQKFLEFSQAQLKQKEKLFNRVGVDSVVINQNKDFIDPLLKFFRLREKRMY; from the coding sequence ATGCTTTCTAAAGAAGTTTTACAAAAAATCAAATTACTCCACATCAAAACCAATCACTTGGCCAACGAGATCTTTTCGGGTGAATATAAAAGTAGCTTTCGAGGGCAGGGGATCGAATTTGAAGAAGTAAGAGAATATCAAGCCGGTGATGATATTCGCTCAATCGATTGGAATGTCACCGCTCGCACCAACAAGCCCCACATCAAAATTTTTCGTGAAGAACGACAACTCACCATGATGCTTTTAGTCGATGCCAGCGCCTCGGGTGAATATGGCACCCAGAATCGCCTAAAAAAAGAAACCTTTGCAGAAGTAGCCGCCCTGCTGGCTTTTGCCGCGATTAAAAATAACGATAAAGTTGGATTAATGATTTTTACCGATCGAGTTGAAAAATTTATTCCCCCCAAAAAAGGCAAAAGCCATGTTTATCATGTGATCAAAGAAATCCTTACCTTTCAACCTGAATATCGACAGACCGATTTAAACCCTCCGCTTGAAACCTTGCTCAAGGTCTTAACCCGCCGGTCTATTTGCTTTGTCATTTCTGATTTTCAAGCCGCCGATTATGAAAAGGCCCTAGGCATGGCAGGCAAGCGGCACGATGTGATTTGTGCCTTGTTTTACGATATGTCGGAATTATCATTACCCCCTTTGGGGTTGGTGCATTTACAAGACCCCGAAACGGGTTTTGAAATCGTCGTGGATACCACTCAAAAAAAAATACGCCAAAAATTTTTAGAATTTTCTCAAGCGCAACTCAAACAAAAGGAAAAACTTTTTAATCGAGTGGGGGTGGATAGTGTGGTCATTAATCAAAATAAAGATTTTATTGATCCCCTACTAAAGTTCTTCCGCCTACGTGAAAAAAGAATGTATTAA
- a CDS encoding MoxR family ATPase, producing MNPEIEKTTLLVKECHGILAGAVEEVAKVVVGQRYMIERLLMGIFLQGHILVEGVPGLAKTTVVKTLAKVLGTKFQRIQFTPDLLPADVIGTQIYNPKDQEFLVKKGPVFANVILADEINRAPAKVQSALLEAMQERQVTIGEQTFKLGFPFIVLATQNPIEQEGTYPLPEAQMDRFMFKLHVSYPNFEEEIAIMDRAIQLEKNFEQVQAFFTLEKLQRIMEVIGRIYVDPKIKEYIVRLVFSTREPAKLKIGIENYLQFGASPRASIYLYQAARCHAFLEGRAFVTPQDVKEVGLDVLRHRLLLTYEAEAEGLTSDDVIKKIFDHVEVP from the coding sequence ATGAATCCAGAAATCGAAAAAACAACCTTACTCGTTAAAGAATGTCATGGGATTTTGGCTGGTGCGGTTGAAGAAGTCGCCAAAGTTGTGGTGGGTCAGCGTTACATGATAGAACGCCTATTGATGGGGATCTTTTTGCAAGGTCACATCTTGGTGGAAGGGGTGCCGGGGCTGGCTAAAACCACGGTGGTAAAAACCTTGGCCAAGGTATTAGGCACCAAGTTTCAACGGATTCAATTTACCCCCGATTTACTGCCCGCCGATGTGATTGGAACTCAGATTTATAATCCCAAAGACCAGGAATTTTTGGTTAAAAAAGGCCCGGTTTTTGCCAATGTTATTTTGGCCGACGAAATCAATCGGGCGCCCGCTAAGGTGCAAAGCGCCTTGCTTGAGGCCATGCAAGAGCGCCAGGTCACCATCGGTGAACAAACTTTTAAATTAGGGTTTCCTTTTATTGTACTGGCAACGCAAAACCCCATTGAACAAGAAGGGACTTATCCGTTGCCTGAAGCGCAAATGGATCGCTTCATGTTTAAACTGCATGTCAGTTACCCTAATTTTGAAGAAGAAATCGCCATCATGGATCGGGCCATCCAGTTAGAAAAGAATTTTGAACAAGTGCAAGCCTTTTTTACGCTCGAAAAATTGCAGCGCATTATGGAAGTGATTGGCCGTATTTATGTGGATCCCAAAATTAAAGAATATATTGTGCGATTGGTCTTTAGTACTCGCGAACCGGCTAAGCTTAAAATTGGGATTGAAAATTATTTACAATTCGGGGCCTCCCCGCGTGCCTCCATTTATCTTTATCAAGCGGCCCGCTGCCATGCATTTTTAGAGGGTAGGGCCTTTGTGACACCGCAAGATGTTAAAGAAGTCGGCCTTGATGTGCTGCGCCACCGGCTCTTGCTTACTTACGAGGCCGAAGCCGAAGGGCTTACTTCGGACGATGTGATTAAAAAAATCTTTGACCATGTCGAAGTTCCATGA
- a CDS encoding PIN domain-containing protein encodes MKSPILIDTSVMVAATLKEHRHHQASFALIKKVMDGKIKGYLCSHSLAEAFAVLTAMPIQPRISSELALELMQNNFAKNFSIIELKKADYFAAMARVCKTALKGGILYDALIVQAALRMQIPSLYTWNIQHFGHLSFEEVSILQPSE; translated from the coding sequence ATGAAATCACCCATTCTGATTGATACATCAGTGATGGTGGCGGCTACGCTTAAAGAACATAGGCATCATCAAGCCTCCTTTGCGCTCATCAAAAAAGTAATGGATGGGAAGATAAAAGGTTACTTGTGTAGTCATAGTTTGGCAGAGGCCTTTGCGGTTCTTACTGCTATGCCCATTCAACCACGCATTAGTTCTGAATTAGCTTTGGAACTCATGCAAAATAATTTTGCAAAAAATTTTTCTATTATCGAGTTGAAAAAGGCAGATTATTTTGCAGCCATGGCCCGAGTTTGCAAGACGGCGTTAAAGGGAGGGATTCTCTACGATGCCCTGATCGTTCAAGCGGCCTTGCGGATGCAAATTCCTTCTCTTTACACGTGGAATATTCAGCATTTTGGCCATTTGTCATTTGAAGAAGTAAGTATCTTGCAACCTTCGGAATAA
- a CDS encoding AbrB/MazE/SpoVT family DNA-binding domain-containing protein: MEKHGILPIDKAGRVVIPAEIRKEYALGAGSTLQVHKTKRGILLQPIQSKPKLENKSGFLIVTSKEKAPIDSDPILDNLREGRIHEITHSD; the protein is encoded by the coding sequence ATGGAAAAGCATGGAATCTTACCCATTGATAAAGCAGGGCGTGTGGTTATCCCTGCTGAAATTCGTAAAGAGTATGCTCTGGGTGCAGGCTCAACCCTGCAGGTCCATAAGACCAAACGAGGGATTTTGCTTCAACCCATCCAATCAAAACCCAAACTGGAAAATAAATCAGGGTTTTTAATCGTGACTAGCAAAGAAAAAGCACCTATCGATTCCGACCCAATATTAGATAATCTGCGTGAAGGCCGCATTCATGAAATCACCCATTCTGATTGA
- a CDS encoding aspartyl protease family protein, which yields MTSSIVDKFGIAHTFRGILDTGAPTTEFSDEFLNTIGLLKSNQKLNIEVSPFEQTKKYGKLTIPKIKCLGQEIENVAVRVAKFAEGWGIDALIGLDFFRLFRVTIDYQSGSVITEPF from the coding sequence GTGACCTCTTCTATCGTTGACAAGTTTGGTATTGCTCACACCTTCCGTGGCATTTTAGATACTGGCGCTCCTACTACAGAATTTTCGGATGAATTTTTAAATACTATTGGTTTATTAAAATCCAACCAAAAATTGAATATTGAAGTTTCCCCATTCGAACAAACCAAGAAATATGGGAAGCTTACTATTCCAAAGATAAAATGTCTGGGACAAGAAATAGAAAATGTTGCGGTTAGAGTTGCCAAATTTGCAGAAGGATGGGGAATTGATGCTTTAATTGGACTCGATTTTTTCCGACTTTTTCGCGTAACAATTGACTATCAATCAGGCTCTGTGATTACAGAACCGTTCTAA
- the dnaJ gene encoding molecular chaperone DnaJ, with protein sequence MATKRDYYEILSVTRNASTDDVKRAYRKIAFEFHPDRNPDAEAETKFKEASEAYEVLSSAEKRAIYDRYGHEGLQSGGFHAGFSDVDDIFSSFGDIFEEFFGFGGRGGKQRGPRSGEDLRYDLNITFQEAFTGLEKEIQITRQEACELCRGKGYPPDCAPKVCNTCHGQGQILRSQGFFAISSTCHRCHGTGMVIDQYCEDCRGHGKVRLSKKIKVKIPAGVDNNMRLRLAGEGNAGEVNAPHGDLYVFIFVKEDPHFKREGDDLMMRYDISMVDAALGAEVIVTTPDGEAKLKIPAGTDTGEVLTLANQGMPRVNGKGRGKLHVSIFVNTPKHLTHEQKALLEEFQTLQPAKKKKGFFGY encoded by the coding sequence ATGGCTACCAAACGTGATTACTATGAAATCTTGTCGGTTACTCGCAATGCCAGCACCGACGATGTCAAACGAGCTTATCGCAAAATTGCTTTTGAATTTCACCCCGATCGCAACCCCGATGCTGAAGCTGAAACGAAATTTAAAGAGGCCAGCGAGGCCTACGAAGTTCTAAGTAGTGCTGAAAAAAGGGCCATTTATGATCGCTACGGGCATGAAGGGCTTCAAAGCGGCGGGTTCCACGCCGGCTTTTCGGATGTTGACGATATTTTTTCTAGTTTTGGTGATATTTTCGAAGAATTTTTTGGTTTTGGCGGTCGGGGTGGTAAACAAAGAGGGCCGAGATCTGGGGAAGATCTTCGCTATGATTTAAACATCACTTTTCAAGAAGCCTTTACGGGTTTAGAAAAAGAGATTCAAATCACCAGGCAAGAGGCCTGTGAACTTTGTAGAGGTAAGGGTTATCCGCCTGATTGTGCGCCTAAGGTTTGTAATACCTGCCATGGCCAAGGCCAAATTTTACGCAGTCAGGGATTTTTTGCCATTAGCAGCACTTGCCATCGCTGCCATGGTACGGGAATGGTGATCGATCAATACTGCGAAGATTGTCGTGGTCATGGCAAGGTGCGGCTTAGTAAAAAAATTAAAGTTAAAATCCCCGCTGGAGTCGACAATAATATGCGTTTGCGTTTAGCAGGTGAAGGCAATGCCGGTGAAGTGAATGCCCCCCACGGCGACCTTTATGTGTTTATTTTCGTCAAAGAAGACCCCCATTTTAAACGCGAGGGAGATGATTTGATGATGCGTTACGATATTTCGATGGTCGATGCTGCCTTGGGTGCCGAAGTTATCGTTACAACTCCTGATGGTGAAGCCAAATTGAAAATACCTGCAGGCACCGATACGGGTGAAGTGTTGACATTGGCTAACCAAGGGATGCCACGAGTCAATGGTAAAGGAAGAGGGAAATTACATGTTTCCATTTTTGTTAATACCCCTAAACACTTGACCCACGAGCAAAAGGCCTTGCTCGAAGAATTTCAAACCCTCCAACCCGCAAAAAAGAAAAAAGGTTTTTTCGGATATTAG
- a CDS encoding response regulator — MSPSLPHILIADDEPELCDVLKKVLCKEGYRVLTATTGEKALALLKKERVRLLLLDLKMPGINGLEVLKEIHQGFTKPAPQVVILTAHSGLSSAREAMELGATDYLTKPFDLDEVKAVVKEVLG, encoded by the coding sequence ATGTCTCCTTCCTTACCCCATATTCTTATTGCAGATGACGAGCCTGAGCTGTGTGATGTGCTTAAGAAGGTGTTGTGCAAGGAAGGTTACCGAGTTTTAACGGCTACGACGGGAGAAAAAGCCCTGGCACTCCTTAAAAAAGAAAGGGTTCGGCTCCTCTTGCTTGACCTGAAAATGCCGGGAATTAACGGCCTTGAGGTCTTAAAGGAGATTCATCAAGGTTTTACAAAACCAGCGCCCCAGGTGGTAATCCTCACGGCTCATAGCGGTCTTAGCTCGGCACGAGAAGCGATGGAGCTAGGGGCCACTGATTATCTCACCAAGCCTTTTGACCTTGATGAAGTGAAGGCAGTCGTCAAGGAGGTGCTTGGGTGA
- a CDS encoding PAS domain-containing protein — MILLDDILKWFPSREKGWVGETTFSACPLPYVVCNKNFLIVAANPAFARFFKIPLERLKGKTLFQTLGNNKITLTADGKKYSQITSLSSVVKQQNPKILQGEFPKLGTRVFHVFMRMLPPNVLVLFQDITGAKELEDKISKSRFALLSIFDGIDDPMVMIGKDFRIKRINETMLKTMSKSETGDSYKNFIGKACWYKLHGRREQCPGCTAGKTFARGKKTSRMGPLQARKDAEDFSYQITCYPLKDAAGKIMGIAEGYRDITEIRRVEEELYESERSRIMEPLAAGIAHEIRNPLAIVRSTAQYCLGEVHENKDLKESLETIIRATENADRVVGDLLDFARPQQIGFQARPMKPLLEQVLRLIKVRAKNQKVKIRKTIPKGLLPIFVDEKRFQQALLNLLMNSLDAMPQGGRINLEVWMNSGGKRYHIVIRDTGKGVPEEIISKAFQPFYSTKKDGVGLGLPLAEAIIRSHGGRIRFKSWEGRGSDVSIELPRTLRKNHKNGGVGSNS, encoded by the coding sequence ATGATTTTGCTTGATGATATTTTAAAATGGTTTCCGAGCCGGGAGAAGGGATGGGTCGGGGAAACAACTTTCTCGGCATGTCCCCTTCCGTACGTTGTCTGCAACAAAAATTTTTTGATCGTGGCGGCCAACCCCGCCTTTGCCCGTTTTTTTAAAATCCCGTTGGAAAGACTCAAGGGGAAAACCCTTTTTCAGACCCTGGGAAATAACAAGATCACTCTCACTGCCGACGGAAAGAAATATTCGCAAATCACTAGCCTGTCATCCGTTGTCAAGCAACAAAATCCAAAAATCCTCCAGGGAGAATTCCCGAAACTCGGCACAAGGGTCTTTCATGTTTTTATGCGAATGCTCCCACCGAATGTCCTTGTCCTTTTTCAGGACATCACGGGGGCCAAAGAGCTGGAAGACAAAATTTCAAAGAGCCGCTTCGCACTTCTCTCGATCTTTGACGGGATCGACGATCCCATGGTGATGATCGGTAAAGATTTTAGAATCAAGCGGATCAACGAGACGATGCTGAAGACGATGTCAAAGTCTGAAACAGGAGACTCCTACAAAAATTTTATCGGAAAGGCCTGTTGGTACAAGCTTCACGGGCGAAGAGAGCAGTGCCCTGGGTGCACTGCGGGCAAGACCTTTGCTAGGGGAAAGAAGACTTCGCGGATGGGGCCCCTCCAGGCACGAAAGGATGCCGAAGACTTCAGCTACCAGATCACCTGTTACCCTCTGAAAGATGCCGCGGGGAAGATTATGGGAATCGCGGAGGGCTACCGAGACATTACCGAGATTCGAAGGGTCGAAGAAGAACTCTACGAGTCGGAGCGGAGCCGAATCATGGAACCGCTTGCCGCGGGGATTGCGCACGAAATCCGAAACCCCCTGGCGATCGTCAGATCGACCGCCCAGTATTGTCTGGGAGAGGTTCATGAAAACAAGGACCTTAAGGAGAGCCTGGAGACGATCATCAGGGCCACTGAGAATGCCGATCGTGTTGTTGGCGATCTCCTCGACTTTGCACGCCCCCAGCAGATCGGCTTTCAAGCAAGGCCGATGAAACCGCTCTTGGAACAGGTCCTCCGGCTGATCAAGGTGCGCGCAAAGAATCAAAAGGTGAAAATCAGAAAAACAATCCCGAAAGGGCTCCTCCCCATTTTCGTCGACGAGAAGCGATTCCAACAGGCCCTCCTCAATCTTCTGATGAACTCCCTGGATGCAATGCCCCAGGGAGGGAGGATCAACCTTGAGGTCTGGATGAATTCCGGTGGGAAGAGATATCACATCGTGATTCGAGACACGGGCAAGGGGGTCCCCGAAGAGATAATCTCGAAGGCCTTCCAGCCCTTCTACAGCACCAAAAAAGATGGGGTGGGACTGGGACTCCCCTTGGCCGAGGCGATCATTCGGTCCCATGGAGGGCGGATCCGTTTCAAGAGCTGGGAAGGGAGAGGCTCTGATGTGAGCATTGAACTCCCACGGACACTGAGGAAAAATCATAAGAATGGTGGAGTTGGTTCAAATTCTTAA
- a CDS encoding protein-glutamate O-methyltransferase CheR: MVELVQILKCLYEKTGCDFREYRQSTLLRRIARRMHATGSPTYQAYLDRLTGENVESHNLLKELTIHVTEFFREPEHWETVAKKVFPDRLAQRTHDTVKIWSAGCATGEEAYSLAILIEEARCQRSEVRILGTDLDESSLLSAREGTYSEAKLKNLPIPLREKYLQRGGKGYQIVPVIRRSVQFRRLDLVGGECPGTFDLISCRNVLIYFSKELQETVLLKLHRALNPNGFLWLGKAESLWGRPRELFECVDKRAKIFRKGFNVCESGEL, from the coding sequence ATGGTGGAGTTGGTTCAAATTCTTAAGTGCCTCTACGAAAAGACAGGGTGCGATTTTCGTGAATATCGGCAGAGTACCCTCCTGCGACGGATCGCCCGGAGAATGCATGCCACCGGTTCACCCACCTACCAGGCCTACCTCGATCGCCTCACCGGAGAGAATGTTGAATCCCACAATCTCTTAAAAGAACTCACGATCCACGTGACGGAGTTCTTTCGGGAACCGGAGCACTGGGAGACGGTCGCCAAAAAGGTTTTTCCTGATCGCCTTGCACAACGAACGCATGACACGGTGAAGATTTGGTCGGCAGGGTGTGCAACGGGAGAAGAGGCTTATTCGCTGGCCATCCTCATTGAAGAAGCTCGATGTCAGAGATCCGAGGTCAGAATCCTCGGGACCGACCTCGACGAGAGTTCACTCCTCTCAGCGCGGGAGGGAACCTATTCAGAAGCGAAATTAAAAAATCTGCCGATTCCTCTTCGAGAGAAATATCTTCAGAGGGGGGGAAAGGGATATCAAATTGTTCCCGTAATTCGGAGGTCGGTTCAGTTCCGGCGTCTCGATCTTGTCGGTGGGGAGTGTCCGGGGACCTTCGACCTCATCTCCTGTCGCAATGTCCTGATCTACTTTTCCAAGGAGTTGCAAGAAACGGTCCTCCTCAAACTTCACCGGGCCCTGAATCCGAACGGCTTCCTCTGGCTCGGCAAGGCGGAGTCGCTTTGGGGAAGGCCCCGTGAACTTTTTGAATGCGTCGACAAGAGGGCGAAGATTTTCAGAAAAGGATTTAATGTTTGTGAATCCGGTGAGTTATGA
- a CDS encoding transporter codes for MKNVFVMLLTAFLVFGTSRLAVAEEEKERGYQQPLQEVFQTEVVYPQEKGEVQLTIAPRFSEGDAQNIIQIPLSIEYGITDAWQIELEWDAFVNRDPTAGGATRGIGDLEIGTKYSFMNIADWAFHVAAGFEISLPLGDLNKELTEGFIEYEPFFILAKDFPKLNNSQIFTQFGISLVQRIKNHTDPDEDEPAAHELNWNIGFFVPAGPIRFTTEFNWRNNRWNNDGEENQMYLTPGLVWDLPKTWELGLGIPIGLNGTSDNFRVIAMLTYEFRLLNSQSAREEK; via the coding sequence ATGAAAAATGTTTTCGTTATGCTCTTAACGGCATTTCTTGTTTTTGGAACAAGTCGGTTGGCTGTTGCCGAAGAGGAAAAGGAGCGAGGGTATCAACAACCGCTGCAAGAGGTCTTTCAAACAGAGGTAGTCTATCCTCAAGAGAAGGGTGAGGTTCAACTAACCATCGCCCCAAGATTTAGCGAAGGGGATGCCCAGAATATCATTCAAATTCCCCTTTCAATCGAATATGGAATAACGGACGCCTGGCAGATCGAATTAGAATGGGATGCCTTTGTCAATCGAGATCCAACAGCCGGAGGCGCTACGCGGGGGATTGGCGATCTGGAAATTGGCACCAAATACAGTTTCATGAACATTGCAGACTGGGCTTTTCACGTCGCTGCTGGTTTTGAGATAAGCCTCCCGCTGGGTGATCTTAACAAGGAACTCACGGAGGGCTTTATTGAATATGAGCCTTTTTTTATCCTGGCGAAAGACTTTCCAAAACTCAACAATAGTCAGATTTTTACGCAATTTGGTATAAGCCTTGTCCAGCGCATCAAAAATCATACCGACCCAGATGAGGACGAACCTGCTGCCCATGAGTTGAACTGGAACATTGGATTCTTTGTTCCCGCGGGACCCATTCGCTTCACCACCGAGTTCAACTGGAGAAACAACAGGTGGAATAATGACGGCGAAGAAAACCAAATGTACCTGACACCGGGCTTGGTATGGGACCTTCCCAAAACGTGGGAACTTGGCTTGGGCATCCCCATCGGTCTTAATGGAACCTCAGACAATTTCCGGGTGATCGCCATGTTGACGTATGAGTTTCGTCTATTAAATTCTCAGTCTGCAAGGGAGGAAAAATGA